A DNA window from Actinomadura coerulea contains the following coding sequences:
- a CDS encoding L,D-transpeptidase codes for MRQVKIHTGALLAAGLVAGLAGCGSPDNGRSGDGPPGADRPAAAGPRQSGRQGGAEIATVRGRRIAVHRQKGDGSAWKTLSSPNEMGATRVFLVDAKDGDWLRVLLPIRPNGSTGWVKASDVRLSSTSHRVEIDPKAFTFTVFDGDKVLRTGKVATGEGGTPTPAGRFYFTELIRPPNPDGDYGAYAFGLSGFSPTLRRFAGGPGQLAVHGTNKASALGREVSHGCVRVGNDDITWMAKNLAIGTPVVVKE; via the coding sequence ATGCGCCAAGTCAAGATCCACACCGGCGCCCTGCTCGCCGCCGGCCTGGTCGCCGGGCTGGCCGGCTGCGGCTCGCCGGACAACGGCAGATCAGGGGACGGCCCGCCCGGCGCGGACCGGCCGGCGGCCGCCGGGCCGCGGCAGTCAGGCCGGCAGGGCGGTGCCGAGATAGCGACCGTGCGCGGCCGCCGGATCGCCGTGCACAGGCAGAAGGGCGACGGGTCCGCCTGGAAGACGCTGTCCAGCCCCAACGAGATGGGCGCCACCCGGGTCTTCCTCGTCGACGCCAAGGACGGCGACTGGCTCAGGGTGCTGCTGCCGATACGGCCCAACGGCAGCACCGGGTGGGTCAAGGCGTCCGACGTCAGGCTGTCGTCGACGTCCCACCGCGTGGAGATCGACCCGAAGGCGTTCACGTTCACCGTCTTCGACGGCGACAAGGTGCTGCGCACCGGCAAGGTCGCCACCGGCGAGGGCGGCACCCCGACCCCGGCCGGCCGCTTCTACTTCACCGAGCTGATCCGGCCGCCGAACCCCGACGGCGACTACGGCGCGTACGCCTTCGGGCTGAGCGGGTTCTCGCCGACGCTGAGGCGGTTCGCCGGGGGGCCCGGGCAGCTCGCCGTCCACGGCACGAACAAGGCGTCGGCGCTGGGACGCGAGGTCAGCCACGGCTGCGTGCGGGTCGGCAACGACGACATCACCTGGATGGCCAAGAACCTGGCGATCGGCACGCCTGTCGTCGTCAAGGAATGA
- a CDS encoding helix-turn-helix transcriptional regulator — protein sequence MNRTDRLYALVEELRARAPRRLSARELAARYEVSVRTIERDIGALQQAGVPIFADVGRGGGYTLDKSRTLPPLNFTPAEAVALAITLSRAGGSPYSRAARTALHKIVAAMSAADSASARELAQRVRFLTPAEGDDPASVPAVLEEAIRTRRVVRLTYVDRTGAETERDVEPVTFTASGDGWYLTAWCRMRGGSRVFRTDRVRRAALLEETAPVRPVEAMHDDIPSDYTVRPLEFI from the coding sequence GTGAACCGCACCGACCGCTTGTACGCCCTGGTGGAGGAGCTGCGCGCCCGCGCGCCGCGCCGGCTCAGCGCGCGGGAGCTGGCCGCGCGGTACGAGGTGAGCGTCCGCACGATCGAGCGCGACATCGGCGCCCTCCAGCAGGCCGGTGTGCCGATCTTCGCGGACGTCGGCCGGGGCGGCGGCTACACGCTCGACAAGAGCCGGACGCTGCCGCCGCTGAACTTCACCCCCGCCGAGGCCGTCGCCCTCGCGATCACCCTGTCCCGGGCCGGCGGCTCCCCGTACTCCCGGGCCGCCCGCACCGCGCTCCACAAGATCGTCGCCGCGATGTCGGCGGCCGACAGCGCCTCCGCCCGCGAGCTGGCCCAGCGCGTCCGCTTCCTGACCCCCGCCGAGGGCGACGACCCGGCCTCCGTGCCGGCGGTGCTGGAGGAGGCCATCCGGACCCGCCGGGTGGTCCGCCTCACCTACGTCGACCGGACGGGCGCCGAGACCGAGCGCGACGTCGAGCCCGTCACGTTCACCGCGTCCGGCGACGGCTGGTACCTGACGGCCTGGTGCCGCATGCGGGGCGGCAGCCGCGTGTTCCGCACCGACCGCGTCCGCCGCGCCGCCCTCCTGGAGGAGACCGCCCCCGTCCGCCCGGTCGAGGCCATGCACGACGACATCCCGTCCGACTACACCGTCCGGCCCCTGGAGTTCATCTAG
- a CDS encoding alpha/beta fold hydrolase, which produces MHEIRHRFVRSDSGLRMHVAEAGEGPLVLLLHGFPECWYSWRHQLTALAEAGFHAVAPDQRGYARTGGPADPGQYTILHLAADAVGLIGPLGADRAVVVGHDWGAPVAWAVAQMRSDKVRGVVGMSVPHRPRGGRPPVESMRRLFGDGFYMVRFQQPDVPEAELDRDRAATFRRMLYGVSGDGPCPPLVAPEGGGFLDVLPDPEKLPGWLTGDDIAAYVEEYAESGFTGPVNWYRNLDRNWELTAAWHRAPVGPPALYIAGDRDLVAVGARDAVASMRDFVPNLRETVWLSGCGHWTQQERPAEVNEALIGFLRAL; this is translated from the coding sequence ATGCACGAGATCAGGCACCGCTTCGTCCGGTCGGACAGCGGGCTGCGCATGCACGTCGCCGAGGCGGGCGAAGGCCCCCTCGTGCTCCTCCTGCACGGCTTCCCCGAATGCTGGTACTCCTGGCGGCACCAGCTCACCGCCCTCGCCGAGGCCGGGTTCCACGCCGTCGCCCCCGACCAGCGCGGCTACGCCCGCACCGGCGGCCCCGCCGATCCCGGCCAGTACACGATCCTGCACCTTGCCGCGGACGCGGTCGGGCTCATCGGCCCGCTCGGCGCGGACCGCGCCGTCGTCGTCGGCCACGACTGGGGCGCGCCCGTCGCCTGGGCCGTCGCCCAGATGCGTTCCGACAAGGTGCGCGGCGTGGTGGGCATGTCGGTGCCGCACCGCCCGCGCGGGGGCAGGCCGCCGGTGGAGTCCATGCGCCGCCTGTTCGGCGACGGCTTCTACATGGTGCGCTTCCAGCAGCCGGACGTCCCGGAGGCCGAACTCGACCGCGACCGGGCCGCCACGTTCCGCCGCATGCTGTACGGGGTGTCCGGAGACGGCCCGTGCCCGCCGCTCGTCGCCCCGGAGGGCGGCGGCTTCCTCGACGTCCTCCCCGACCCGGAGAAGCTGCCCGGCTGGCTCACCGGCGACGACATCGCCGCCTACGTCGAGGAGTACGCCGAAAGCGGCTTCACCGGCCCGGTCAACTGGTACCGCAACCTCGACCGCAACTGGGAGCTCACCGCCGCCTGGCACCGCGCCCCCGTCGGCCCGCCCGCCCTCTACATCGCCGGCGACCGCGACCTCGTCGCCGTCGGCGCCCGCGACGCCGTCGCCTCCATGCGCGACTTCGTGCCGAACCTGCGCGAGACCGTCTGGCTGTCCGGATGCGGCCACTGGACGCAGCAGGAGCGCCCCGCGGAGGTCAACGAGGCCCTGATCGGCTTCCTCCGGGCCCTCTGA
- a CDS encoding 3-hydroxybutyrate dehydrogenase: MTSVTPRADAGTSGTLDLAGRRALVTGGASGIGRACARRLAAAGAEVVVADIDGDAAERTAAEIGGVPLLADLADMDALDGLAAGADILVNNAGIQYVAPLQDFPPDTFARILRLMVEAPFRLVRDALPGMYERGWGRVVNISSVHGLRASPYKSAYVTAKHGLEGLSKVIALEGAPHGVTSNCVNPAYVRTPLVENQIADQARTHGLHEDEVVERIMLDHAAVKRLIEPDEVAELVAYLCSPPASMVTGASLALDGGWTAH; the protein is encoded by the coding sequence ATGACGAGCGTGACACCGCGGGCGGACGCGGGGACTTCGGGGACGCTGGACCTGGCGGGCCGGCGCGCCCTGGTCACCGGCGGCGCGAGCGGCATCGGCCGCGCCTGCGCCCGGCGGCTCGCCGCGGCGGGCGCCGAGGTGGTGGTGGCCGACATAGACGGGGACGCGGCGGAGCGGACCGCTGCCGAGATCGGCGGTGTCCCCCTGCTCGCCGACCTGGCCGACATGGACGCGCTCGACGGGCTCGCCGCCGGGGCGGACATCCTGGTCAACAACGCCGGAATCCAGTACGTGGCGCCGCTCCAGGACTTCCCGCCGGACACGTTCGCGCGGATCCTGCGGCTGATGGTCGAGGCGCCGTTCCGGCTGGTGCGAGACGCGCTGCCCGGCATGTACGAGCGGGGCTGGGGCCGCGTCGTCAACATCTCGTCGGTGCACGGGCTGCGGGCCTCGCCGTACAAGTCGGCCTACGTGACGGCCAAGCACGGCCTCGAAGGGCTGTCCAAGGTGATCGCGCTGGAGGGCGCCCCGCACGGCGTGACGTCCAACTGCGTCAACCCCGCCTACGTCCGGACGCCGCTGGTGGAGAACCAGATCGCCGACCAGGCGCGCACGCACGGCCTGCACGAGGACGAGGTCGTCGAGCGGATCATGCTCGACCACGCCGCCGTGAAGCGGCTGATCGAGCCGGACGAGGTGGCCGAGCTCGTCGCCTACCTGTGCTCGCCGCCCGCCTCGATGGTGACCGGCGCCTCCCTGGCACTCGACGGCGGCTGGACGGCGCACTAA
- a CDS encoding helix-turn-helix domain-containing protein yields MTCGVFLELLAREASPVEFEGPLVQARAEGAPPDVLEELEATKLAALRVRTIMRRHARRENELAALFDTAGDLAGLRDLDAVLEAITRRARRLLNADIAYLTLNDDARGDTYMRVTDGSVSAAFRRLRLPMGTGLVGLVAQTAMPYNSAHYLGDAQFEHRGFIDDAVAEEGLVAILGVPMRLGSRVIGVLTAANRSQRPFDQEEVALLGSLAAHAAIAIDNARLLEETRTALTELSAANEEVKARSAAVERAARAHDRMTAVVVRGGGVEDVGAVVTELLGGTLYVLDADGRRLATTGAASRLLGDDELGGVSASAHSARAQGRTVRRGDLWIASVSTGDEMLGTLVLRTADEVDDADQRILERAALVTALLLLFQRSATEAEGRVRGELLDDLLSGRRAGAEALTARARRVGVDLGAPHVVLCAKYDSREHRPRAAFWASSFAAVEHGLAASRAEEIVLLLPGDRPGDAARRVAKELGASLGGPATVGAAGPVGGPGGVASAHREAQRCADALLALGRRGDGAGASELGFVGLLIGDDRDVTGFLGRALGPVLDYDERRGTALVQTLEAYFGTGGSLSRTAERLHIHVNTVSQRLDRIARLLGDDWQTPERALELQLALRLHRLSR; encoded by the coding sequence ATGACCTGCGGCGTCTTCCTCGAACTGCTGGCCCGGGAGGCCTCCCCCGTCGAGTTCGAGGGCCCCCTCGTCCAGGCGCGGGCGGAGGGCGCGCCCCCGGATGTCCTGGAGGAGCTGGAGGCGACCAAGCTCGCCGCGCTGCGGGTCCGGACGATCATGCGGCGGCACGCCCGCCGGGAGAACGAGCTCGCGGCGCTGTTCGACACCGCGGGCGACCTGGCCGGGCTGCGCGACCTCGACGCGGTACTGGAGGCGATCACCCGCCGCGCGCGGCGGCTGCTGAACGCCGACATCGCCTACCTGACGCTGAACGACGACGCGCGCGGCGACACCTACATGCGGGTGACCGACGGGTCGGTGTCGGCGGCGTTCCGGCGGCTCAGGCTGCCGATGGGGACCGGGCTGGTCGGCCTGGTCGCGCAGACCGCGATGCCCTACAACAGCGCCCACTACCTCGGGGACGCGCAGTTCGAGCATCGCGGGTTCATCGACGACGCGGTCGCCGAGGAGGGCCTGGTCGCGATCCTCGGCGTGCCGATGCGGCTGGGCAGCAGGGTCATCGGGGTGCTGACGGCCGCGAACCGCAGCCAGCGCCCGTTCGACCAGGAGGAGGTGGCGCTGCTCGGCTCGCTCGCCGCGCACGCCGCGATCGCCATCGACAACGCCCGCCTGCTGGAGGAGACCCGTACCGCCCTGACCGAGCTGAGCGCCGCCAACGAGGAGGTCAAGGCGCGGAGCGCGGCCGTGGAGCGGGCGGCGCGCGCGCACGACCGGATGACCGCCGTGGTGGTCCGGGGCGGCGGCGTGGAGGACGTCGGCGCCGTGGTGACCGAGCTTCTGGGCGGCACCCTGTACGTCCTGGACGCCGACGGCCGCCGGCTCGCGACGACCGGCGCCGCGTCGAGGCTCCTCGGCGACGACGAGCTGGGCGGTGTCTCGGCGTCGGCGCACTCCGCGCGCGCCCAGGGCCGGACGGTCAGGCGCGGCGACCTGTGGATCGCCTCGGTCTCCACCGGCGACGAGATGCTCGGCACGCTGGTGCTGCGCACCGCCGACGAGGTGGACGACGCCGACCAGCGGATCCTGGAGCGCGCGGCGCTCGTCACCGCGCTGCTGCTGCTGTTCCAGCGCAGCGCCACCGAGGCCGAGGGCCGGGTGCGCGGCGAACTGCTGGACGACCTGCTGTCCGGCCGCCGGGCGGGCGCCGAGGCGCTGACGGCGCGGGCGCGGCGCGTCGGCGTCGACCTCGGCGCCCCGCACGTGGTGCTGTGCGCCAAGTACGACTCGCGCGAGCACCGGCCCCGCGCGGCCTTCTGGGCGTCGTCGTTCGCGGCGGTGGAGCACGGCCTGGCCGCCTCGCGGGCGGAGGAGATCGTCCTGCTGCTGCCGGGCGACCGGCCGGGCGACGCGGCGCGCCGGGTCGCCAAGGAGCTCGGCGCCTCCCTCGGCGGGCCCGCCACGGTCGGCGCGGCCGGCCCGGTCGGCGGCCCGGGCGGGGTCGCCTCCGCCCACCGGGAGGCGCAGCGCTGCGCCGACGCGCTGCTGGCCCTCGGGCGCCGCGGCGACGGCGCCGGCGCGTCCGAGCTGGGCTTCGTCGGCCTGCTCATCGGGGACGACCGCGACGTGACGGGCTTCCTCGGGAGGGCGCTCGGTCCCGTCCTCGACTACGACGAGCGGCGCGGCACAGCCCTCGTCCAGACCCTGGAGGCCTACTTCGGGACGGGCGGCAGCCTGTCGCGGACGGCCGAACGCCTGCACATCCACGTCAACACCGTGAGCCAGCGCCTCGACCGCATCGCCCGCCTCCTCGGCGACGACTGGCAGACCCCGGAGCGGGCCCTGGAACTCCAGCTCGCCCTGCGCCTCCACCGCCTCTCCCGCTGA
- a CDS encoding branched-chain amino acid ABC transporter permease, whose product MILSKLAGRPVLLAAGLVVALVLPWFVYPPVALDIVCWALFAAAVDLLLGFTGLLSFGHAAFWGGSAYATGLIALHSGLPFPVAVLGGAAFAAALAVPIGFLSVRLRGIYFAMVTLAFAQMVYFIANQWRDATGGENGLQGIPRELFGVDLSDPFFFYYAALPFILVGLLVAWRIVRSPFGRVLMSIRDNPNRARALGYSIDRYKLLAFVLSAALSGLAGGLFTVGHGFASLQGVYWTTSGQAVMMVVLGGIGTLWGGAIGAALIVELNDYLATAGFEETGIITGAIFIVVVLLFRRGVWGTARDLIAARTSRARPAAENEDAKVEAPV is encoded by the coding sequence GTGATCCTCTCCAAGCTGGCCGGGCGGCCGGTGCTGCTCGCCGCGGGACTGGTGGTGGCGCTCGTCCTGCCCTGGTTCGTCTACCCGCCGGTCGCCCTGGACATCGTCTGCTGGGCGCTGTTCGCGGCCGCCGTCGACTTGCTGCTCGGCTTCACCGGGCTCCTGTCGTTCGGGCACGCGGCCTTCTGGGGCGGTTCGGCCTACGCCACCGGCCTGATCGCGCTGCATTCCGGGCTGCCGTTCCCCGTGGCCGTGCTGGGCGGCGCCGCCTTCGCGGCCGCCCTCGCCGTCCCGATCGGCTTCCTGTCGGTCCGGTTGCGCGGCATCTACTTCGCGATGGTCACACTGGCCTTCGCGCAGATGGTGTACTTCATCGCCAACCAGTGGAGGGACGCGACCGGCGGCGAGAACGGCCTGCAAGGCATCCCCAGGGAGCTGTTCGGGGTGGACCTGTCCGACCCGTTCTTCTTCTACTACGCCGCGCTGCCGTTCATCCTGGTCGGACTGCTCGTCGCCTGGCGCATCGTCCGTTCCCCCTTCGGCAGGGTCCTGATGTCGATCCGCGACAACCCGAACAGGGCGCGGGCGCTCGGCTACAGCATCGACCGCTACAAGCTGCTGGCCTTCGTCCTGTCGGCGGCCCTGTCGGGGCTCGCGGGCGGCCTGTTCACCGTCGGGCACGGCTTCGCGTCCCTGCAGGGCGTGTACTGGACGACCTCGGGCCAGGCCGTGATGATGGTCGTCCTCGGCGGCATCGGCACCCTGTGGGGTGGAGCCATCGGCGCCGCGCTGATCGTGGAGCTGAACGACTACCTCGCCACCGCCGGGTTCGAGGAGACCGGGATCATCACCGGCGCGATCTTCATCGTGGTCGTGCTGCTGTTCCGCCGCGGCGTCTGGGGCACCGCCCGCGACCTCATCGCGGCCCGCACGTCCCGCGCCCGTCCGGCTGCCGAGAACGAGGACGCCAAGGTCGAAGCCCCCGTCTGA